The genomic DNA GGCTCGAGGTAAAATTCACTGAGTCTGAGGATTTCGCAGCACTGAAAGGCGACACTGTGCTTGGGGTCATTAACATCTCCGTTGAGGTGAAGTTTAATAACCTGGTGGTTCTTTTTGAACTACTCAACGTCGCTTGTACAGCTGACTGGAGTAGGCTTGTGACAGTCACGTTATGAGTCAACTTCACAGAACTGAAGGATGCCACGAAATTTAAAGATGAGTGTGACCTCGGGGTAGTCTTGTTCATGGTGGGATCCACTTGTTTTACTGTTACGTTCACTGTACTTGAGGATGCTACCACAGGTATGTATGCGCTTCGGCTCGTGCTAGTCGCAGTACGTGTTGCGTTAACCTCAACAAATGGAGACGGTGATTTTGTCAGAGACTGCCTTGCAGCTATTATAGAGCTTGAAGAAGGTGGTACGCTGCTAGGAAGTCTTGGACGTGGAGATGAGGCAAATGTTTCAGACGTTATTTGGGTAACATCCGTACTTAGAGACCGTGTTGTTATTGTGAACTGTCTTGAATCTTGGGAAGATGGGAGAGTAACAAAACTAGTTGTACCAATCTCCAAACTCGAAGGCACCGATGAAATTTTTGACTTTTGTTGGCTCGGAGTCGAGAACAACGTCGGAAAACTTGTTACACTAGTCTTAGCAATTGTAGCAGGTCGTTGTAATGTGGTTTTATTTAAGGGTGGTAAAGGAAGCTGGTCACTAGAGGAGGGTGCCACACTGCTATATTGTTGCGGCGTAGGTGATGATGTGAAATTTAAAAGTCTTGTTGGAGCAGCCCGAGGAAGTGAAAAGGACGGCGAGCTGCTGGACTCTCCTAGTCTCTCCGAAGGAATGATGGTGGAAGATTTTGTGTCAGAAGTCCTGGTTCTTGAAGATGGTTGTAGGCTGCGAGGTTGTAATGAAGTCAGTGATGGTGTGGTAGTAACCACACTTGTTGGGGCACTCTGGGGATGTGAATAAATTGCTACGCTGCTGGTTTCTCCTAGACTCTTCGAAGGTCTGATTGTGAAAGATGTTGTGTCAGTAGTCTCGGTTCTTGAAGATCCTGGTACGCTGCTATATTGTGGAGAGGTCAGCGATGATGTGTAACTTACTGAACTTGTTGGAGTACTACCAGCTTTTAAATAGGACAGAACGCTGCTAGACTCTCCTATGCTTGCGCTAGTTGCGATAGTCGACGATTTATAGTCAACGATCCTGGTTTTTAAAGGTAACATGGAGCTTGTAGATTGTTGTGACATCGGCGATGATGTAGAAGACACTGGACTTGTTGAAGTGCTATCAGGATGCGAATATGGCCGTAAACTGCCTGACTCTCCTTGACTTGCCGAAGGCGTGGTAATCGAAGATTTAATATATGCTGTCTTGGTCCTTGAAGTTTGCGTTACGATACTAGATTGTGGTGATGTCGGCGATGATGTTGCACTTGTTGTAGTACTAGCAGTAGGTGAATAGGACGGTACGCTGCTGAACCCTTGTAGACTTGCTGAGCGGGTTTTAATCGAAGATTTGATGTAATCAATCTTGGTCATTGACGATGGTGTTACGCTGCGAGATTGTAGTGATGTCGGAGATGATGTGAAACTTGCTGCTCTTGTTGTTTTGCTCTCTGGAAGTGAATAGGACGGTACGCTACTGGACTCTTCTATACTTGTTGAAGGGGTTTTAGTCGAAGATTTGATGTAATCAATCTTGGTTATTGAAGGAAGTGTTGTGCTGTTCAGTTGTACTGATGTCGGCGACGATGTGAAACTTGCTACACTTGTAGCACTATCAGCAGGTGAATAGGACGGTACGCTGCTAGACTCTTTTAGACTTGCTGAAGGGGTTTTAATCGAAGATTCGATGTAATCAATCTGGGTCATTGACGATGGTGTAACGCTTCGAGATTGTAGTGATGTCTGAGATAAAGCGAAACTTGCTTCACTTGCTGTAGTGCTCTCTTGAAGTGAATAAGACGGTACGCTACTGGACTCTTCTATACTTGCTGAAGGTGTTTTCATCGAAGATTTGATGTAATCAATCTTGGTTGTGAAACTTGCTGTACTCGTTGTAGTGCTCTCTGAAAGTGAATAGGACGGTACGCTACTGGACTCTTTTAGACTTGCTGAAGGGGTTTTAATCGAAGATTTGATGTAATCAATCTTGGTCATTGACGATGGTGTTACGCTTCGAGATTGTAGTGGTGTCGGAGATGATGCGAAAATTGCTTCACTTGCTGTAGTGCTCTCTGGAAGTGAATAGGGCGGTACGCTACTGGACTCTCCTATACTTGCTGAAGGTGTTTTCATCGAAGATTTGATGTAATCAATCTTGGTTGTGAAACTTGCTGTACTCGTTGTAGTGCTCTCTAAAAGTGAATAGGACGGTACGCTACTGGACTCTTTTAGACTTGCTGAAGGGGTTTTAATCGAAGATTTGATGTAATCAATCTTGGTCATTGACGATGGTGTTACGCTAAGAGATTGTAGTGGTGTCGGCGATGATGTGAAACTTGCTGTACTCGTTGTAGTGCTCTCTGGAAGCGAATAGGACGGTACGCTGCTGGACTCTTCTAGACTCGATTGTAGTGACGTCGACGATGATGTGAAACTTGCTGCACTTGTTGTAGTACTATCAGCCGGTGAAAAGTACGGTACGCTGCTGGACTCCCCTTGACTTGCTGACGAGGTTAAAGCTAAAGAATTAAAGTGAACAATCTCAGCTTTTGAAGTTGATGTTAGGCTACCAAATTTTTCTGAGGTCGGCGATGAGGTGACAGTTTCTAAACCTGTACTCTCAGGTTGTGAATAGGACGGTACGCTTCTGGACTCCTCTAGACTTGCTGAAGGGGTTGTCGTCGAAGATTTAAAGTCAGCAGTCCTGCTTCTTGAAGTTAATGTTACGCTGCTAGATTTTTCTGATATCGGCGATGAAGTGAGAGTGTCTAATCTTGTTGCTGTACTCTCAGGTTGTGAATAGGAAGGTACGCTGCTGGACTCCCTAAGACTTGTTGAAATGGTAGAAATCAAAGATTTAATGTTAGCGATTTTGGTTCCTGAAGTTAACACTGCGCTGACAGATTTTTGTGATGTCGACGATGAAGTGGCAGTCACTGCAAACTTGGTTCTTGAAGGCGATGCTAGTTTGCTAGATTGTAGTCGTGTCGGAGATGTTGTGACTGTCACTGCACCTGTTGGAGTACCCTCAGAGGGTAAATAGAACTGCACGCTGCTGAACTCCCCTAAACTTTCCCCAGGCGCGATAGCCGACGATT from Porites lutea chromosome 6, jaPorLute2.1, whole genome shotgun sequence includes the following:
- the LOC140941448 gene encoding uncharacterized protein; the protein is MRIMDKLRSCTFSFLLPILIVNTGVLAALPTTTLPTSHTAHQPTSPSPSSDVLAAYPSTPSLQPSKFSSQPKSVPLSLLSSGQSSSVTPVLSTIVDATSTVISTVVKRPDKPSYVSSFSRFENAETITSDFSTSLILSRSSKVEPSSNGLSVTSWPLSRKSHSTESSSNEIAQTSVVVSTAVAKLSKTNSAELSTSSKTEAKSSSTFTSLKGSSVTTPTRIETGETCVLKFTSSPILRQSRSVSPTSSTKTDETKSSTTTPSAYLDESSSVLIGVADSVKFTSSPTPLQSSDEIPSSKPLTTTFLAGLGDSSSEEYSQPGNTAISLVSSPTPRKSTGEPSSWSIEITKSSAIAPGESLGEFSSVQFYLPSEGTPTGAVTVTTSPTRLQSSKLASPSRTKFAVTATSSSTSQKSVSAVLTSGTKIANIKSLISTISTSLRESSSVPSYSQPESTATRLDTLTSSPISEKSSSVTLTSRSRTADFKSSTTTPSASLEESRSVPSYSQPESTGLETVTSSPTSEKFGSLTSTSKAEIVHFNSLALTSSASQGESSSVPYFSPADSTTTSAASFTSSSTSLQSSLEESSSVPSYSLPESTTTSTASFTSSPTPLQSLSVTPSSMTKIDYIKSSIKTPSASLKESSSVPSYSLLESTTTSTASFTTKIDYIKSSMKTPSASIGESSSVPPYSLPESTTASEAIFASSPTPLQSRSVTPSSMTKIDYIKSSIKTPSASLKESSSVPSYSLSESTTTSTASFTTKIDYIKSSMKTPSASIEESSSVPSYSLQESTTASEASFALSQTSLQSRSVTPSSMTQIDYIESSIKTPSASLKESSSVPSYSPADSATSVASFTSSPTSVQLNSTTLPSITKIDYIKSSTKTPSTSIEESSSVPSYSLPESKTTRAASFTSSPTSLQSRSVTPSSMTKIDYIKSSIKTRSASLQGFSSVPSYSPTASTTTSATSSPTSPQSSIVTQTSRTKTAYIKSSITTPSASQGESGSLRPYSHPDSTSTSPVSSTSSPMSQQSTSSMLPLKTRIVDYKSSTIATSASIGESSSVLSYLKAGSTPTSSVSYTSSLTSPQYSSVPGSSRTETTDTTSFTIRPSKSLGETSSVAIYSHPQSAPTSVVTTTPSLTSLQPRSLQPSSRTRTSDTKSSTIIPSERLGESSSSPSFSLPRAAPTRLLNFTSSPTPQQYSSVAPSSSDQLPLPPLNKTTLQRPATIAKTSVTSFPTLFSTPSQQKSKISSVPSSLEIGTTSFVTLPSSQDSRQFTITTRSLSTDVTQITSETFASSPRPRLPSSVPPSSSSIIAARQSLTKSPSPFVEVNATRTATSTSRSAYIPVVASSSTVNVTVKQVDPTMNKTTPRSHSSLNFVASFSSVKLTHNVTVTSLLQSAVQATLSSSKRTTRLLNFTSTEMLMTPSTVSPFSAAKSSDSVNFTSSQRPFISETSSIGSFRPTQSSMTFRKDHTTLRPTLSTTAFPSISTANSTDRSIHLSTTRTSIDMSPTSVSTTSATSLKTQTEPSPSQSSGVTPTTTISPTTPKPVVSLKRFNVTMTITNRDYNSSLEDKKSQEFQNLAEEVHDNVNNALKDLKGFYSSEVEKFREANSVNCQLKILVREDSDITKETIKVSLENSSGNLTLTNVTVVDTEMATTMAVTDKKTPTKPTEKTMTQRPTKDDVVFEVTAKIPKEKYTDELGNVSSAEFNRLSKDVAEVLNKIFDGKLPGFLSVEVVRFRRGSIICTFNLRTKRESTVSEKDIKEVLTDASDEISKYTFKDIEVERKTTKTTTGPYETSTRKSTEKGAVEELTKPQENNWPAWATAIIAVFGVLLLVIFIIIYVIYKRLKSESADLPNHDKEEMPLKDVNPGSPTIHHRNSEPTERTSFLSESRMEE